The Halobacterium sp. CBA1132 genome has a segment encoding these proteins:
- a CDS encoding universal stress protein, with protein sequence MYDNILVPTDGSETSRAAVDQAVDLAEKYDATVHALFVFDVDATTLALGTEQVERIRRGKLSEMPEVKAEADEATGYVADVAAEHGVPVEEHVTAGEPARAIREFVENNDIDLVVMGSHGRSGLSRVVLGSVAEKVLRRTRLPVLVVDARGEEES encoded by the coding sequence ATGTACGACAATATCCTCGTTCCGACCGACGGCAGTGAAACGTCACGCGCGGCGGTCGACCAAGCGGTCGACCTCGCGGAGAAGTACGACGCGACCGTACACGCGTTGTTCGTCTTCGACGTCGACGCGACGACGCTCGCGCTCGGCACCGAGCAGGTCGAACGCATCCGGCGCGGGAAACTCAGCGAGATGCCGGAAGTGAAAGCCGAAGCCGACGAGGCAACCGGCTACGTCGCGGACGTCGCCGCCGAACACGGCGTCCCCGTCGAGGAGCACGTCACGGCCGGCGAACCCGCACGCGCCATCCGAGAGTTCGTCGAGAACAACGACATCGACCTCGTCGTGATGGGGAGCCACGGCCGCTCCGGGCTCTCCCGCGTCGTGCTCGGTAGCGTCGCCGAGAAGGTCCTCCGGCGCACCCGGCTGCCGGTGTTAGTCGTCGACGCCCGCGGGGAAGAAGAGTCGTGA
- a CDS encoding cation acetate symporter translates to MSALLPYAGSAVAQSGLLPEGLNVSFKLLPAILVTAMLALFLVIGFVFKVADTEGMWVAGRSIGNVENGMAIGANWMSAASYLGMAALIATSGFYGLAFIVGWSTGYFVLLIFMAAQMRRFGKYTAPDFVGDRFNSETARAIAALTTFLIAFVYAIGQARGMGLVGLYIFGDLGILGLTGYQSMVVLMMAITVGYLTLSGMLGATKNMAVQYVILIVAFLAGLYVVGFVNGYSTIVPQIEYGALFSALGSEFSEPFVGGGYYLWIATAFSLVVGTCGLPHVLVRFYTVESERTARWSTVWGLGFILLLYLGSPAFAAFGTDLYANNIGPVYGDPGMTAAAGDVIVVLAAQLSNLPTWFVGLVAAGGIAAAIATTAGLFITGSSAISHDIYKNLINPDATQRQQVFVGRMSIIALGVITTLAALDPAAPIAALVSYAFSLAGAVLFPMFFLGLWWENTNRQGALAGMTTGLVIWTIPMINEVVPNYGLLSGAAGSDGIISATLAQWLPAIGSALVAVPVVFAVTIAVSMATAEPDLETKKLVRQCHSPEPMSQQESAEDVVSSDD, encoded by the coding sequence ATGAGCGCGCTCCTCCCGTACGCGGGCAGCGCAGTCGCCCAATCCGGCCTCCTCCCGGAGGGACTGAACGTCTCGTTCAAGCTACTGCCCGCCATCCTCGTGACGGCGATGCTCGCGCTGTTCCTCGTCATCGGCTTCGTGTTCAAAGTCGCCGACACCGAGGGTATGTGGGTCGCCGGACGGTCCATCGGGAACGTCGAGAACGGCATGGCGATCGGCGCGAACTGGATGTCCGCGGCGTCGTACCTCGGCATGGCCGCACTCATCGCCACCTCCGGATTCTACGGGCTGGCGTTCATCGTCGGCTGGTCGACCGGCTACTTCGTGCTGCTAATCTTCATGGCCGCCCAGATGCGGCGGTTCGGGAAGTACACGGCACCGGACTTCGTCGGCGACCGATTCAACTCCGAGACCGCCCGCGCCATCGCCGCGCTCACGACGTTCCTCATCGCGTTCGTGTACGCCATCGGGCAAGCCCGCGGCATGGGGCTGGTCGGCCTCTACATCTTCGGTGACCTCGGCATCCTCGGGCTCACCGGCTACCAGTCGATGGTCGTACTGATGATGGCCATCACAGTCGGGTATCTCACGCTGTCCGGGATGCTCGGCGCCACGAAGAACATGGCCGTCCAGTACGTCATCCTCATCGTCGCGTTCCTCGCGGGCCTGTACGTCGTCGGGTTCGTGAACGGCTACTCGACGATTGTCCCGCAGATCGAGTACGGGGCGTTGTTCTCGGCGCTCGGCAGTGAGTTCAGCGAACCGTTCGTCGGCGGCGGCTACTACCTGTGGATTGCCACCGCGTTCTCGCTGGTGGTCGGTACGTGTGGGCTCCCCCACGTGCTCGTTCGGTTCTACACGGTCGAGAGCGAACGCACCGCGCGCTGGTCGACGGTCTGGGGGCTCGGCTTCATCCTCCTGCTGTACCTCGGTTCGCCCGCGTTCGCGGCGTTCGGTACCGACCTCTACGCGAACAACATCGGTCCCGTCTACGGCGACCCCGGCATGACCGCGGCCGCCGGTGACGTCATCGTCGTGCTCGCCGCGCAGCTCTCGAACCTCCCAACGTGGTTCGTCGGCCTCGTCGCGGCGGGCGGCATCGCGGCCGCCATCGCGACCACCGCGGGCCTGTTCATCACCGGCTCGTCGGCCATCTCGCACGACATCTACAAGAACCTCATCAACCCCGACGCGACCCAGCGCCAGCAGGTGTTCGTCGGCCGCATGAGCATCATCGCACTGGGCGTCATCACGACGCTCGCCGCGCTCGACCCGGCTGCGCCCATCGCGGCGCTCGTGTCGTACGCGTTCTCGCTGGCTGGCGCCGTGCTGTTCCCGATGTTCTTCCTCGGTCTCTGGTGGGAGAACACGAACCGTCAGGGCGCACTCGCCGGCATGACCACCGGACTCGTCATCTGGACGATTCCGATGATCAACGAAGTCGTGCCGAACTACGGGCTGCTCAGCGGTGCCGCGGGCTCGGACGGCATCATCTCCGCGACGCTCGCGCAGTGGCTGCCCGCCATCGGCTCCGCGCTCGTCGCTGTCCCGGTGGTGTTCGCGGTGACCATCGCCGTCTCGATGGCGACCGCCGAACCCGACCTGGAGACGAAGAAGCTCGTCCGGCAGTGCCACAGTCCGGAACCGATGAGCCAACAGGAGAGCGCAGAAGACGTCGTGAGCTCTGACGACTGA
- a CDS encoding DUF4212 domain-containing protein has product MTDNDNHDSTDEPSAEPDGGAVAGASHAGDSTDYLTSEVNLLRPSTPFMRDHLRIIWTGFAIWAVVVFGPVTLTAIAPDVMTSTMPVIGFPLHYFLVSIGAPGGALILAFWYARKRDALDEKYGIEHATDGGVSE; this is encoded by the coding sequence ATGACAGACAACGACAACCACGACTCGACCGACGAACCGTCCGCCGAACCGGACGGCGGCGCCGTCGCCGGCGCCTCCCATGCCGGGGACAGCACCGACTATCTCACGTCGGAGGTGAACCTGCTGCGGCCGAGCACGCCGTTCATGCGGGACCACCTCCGCATCATCTGGACTGGCTTCGCCATCTGGGCAGTCGTCGTCTTCGGTCCGGTAACCCTGACTGCAATCGCGCCGGACGTGATGACGTCGACGATGCCCGTCATCGGCTTCCCGCTGCACTACTTCCTCGTCTCCATCGGCGCGCCCGGCGGCGCGCTGATTCTGGCGTTCTGGTACGCGCGAAAGCGCGACGCCCTCGACGAGAAGTACGGCATCGAGCACGCGACTGACGGAGGTGTCTCCGAATGA
- the acs gene encoding acetate--CoA ligase yields MPDQDADSELEVRLPEGEVFEPPESFVEQANVSDPDIYDEFEQNWPECWERAADHLSWDESYDTVLDDSNPPFYEWFTGGELNASYNCIDRHVEDGRGDEAALEWVGEPTDETRTYTYAELQREVEEFAAALRDRGVEEDDIVTLYMPMIPELPIAMLACARIGAPHSVVFAGFSADALATRMNSADSEHLVTCDGYYRRGDPLDHLEKTNEGLEGVDHEVSDVVVVDRLGDDGFGHDLAANQTDYDDIVAEFEGAEVDPVPRDAEDMLFLMYTSGTTGQPKGVKHTTGGYLSYAAWTSHAVLDVKPEDTYWCSADIGWITGHSYIVYGPLSLGTTSVMYEGTPDYPDKDRLWEIVDDHDVNQLYTAPTAIRAFMKWGKEYPDQHDLSSLRLLGTVGEPINPRAWKWYYTHIGDEDCPVVDTWWQTETGGMMITTLPAINDMKPGSAGPPLPGIDANIVDTTGEEVGAGEAGYLTVNNPWPGMLRTLYDNDERFINEYWTEYSDTDSSDSEDWVYFPEDGAKIDEDGYITVLGRVDDVINVSGHRLGTMEIESAIVGVEGVAEAAVVGGDHDLKGEAVYAYVITEDGYEGDEDLRERIIAGVEDAIGPIARPEEVVFTTELPKTRSGKIMRRLLEDIANGEDLGNTSTLRNPEVVEDIQSKVSDD; encoded by the coding sequence ATGCCAGACCAAGACGCTGACTCGGAACTCGAAGTCCGCCTCCCGGAGGGAGAGGTCTTCGAGCCCCCGGAGTCGTTCGTCGAGCAGGCGAACGTCTCGGACCCCGACATCTACGACGAGTTCGAACAGAACTGGCCGGAGTGTTGGGAGCGGGCCGCCGACCACCTCTCGTGGGACGAGTCCTACGACACCGTACTCGACGACTCGAACCCGCCGTTCTACGAGTGGTTCACGGGCGGCGAGTTGAACGCGAGCTACAACTGCATCGACCGCCACGTAGAGGACGGCCGCGGCGACGAGGCAGCTCTCGAGTGGGTCGGCGAACCGACCGACGAGACGCGCACGTACACGTACGCCGAACTCCAGCGTGAAGTCGAGGAGTTCGCGGCCGCACTCCGGGACCGCGGCGTCGAGGAGGACGACATCGTCACCCTCTACATGCCGATGATTCCGGAGCTACCGATTGCGATGCTGGCGTGCGCGCGCATCGGCGCGCCGCACTCGGTCGTCTTCGCTGGCTTCTCCGCGGACGCCCTCGCCACGCGGATGAACTCCGCGGACTCGGAGCACCTGGTCACCTGCGACGGCTACTACCGCCGGGGTGACCCCCTCGACCACCTCGAGAAGACCAACGAGGGACTGGAAGGCGTCGACCACGAGGTCAGCGACGTGGTCGTCGTCGACCGCCTGGGGGACGACGGTTTCGGCCACGACCTCGCGGCCAACCAGACCGACTACGACGACATCGTCGCGGAGTTCGAGGGCGCCGAAGTCGACCCCGTCCCGCGGGACGCCGAGGACATGCTGTTCCTGATGTACACCTCGGGGACCACCGGTCAGCCGAAGGGCGTCAAACACACGACGGGCGGCTACCTGTCGTACGCGGCGTGGACGAGCCACGCGGTACTCGACGTCAAGCCCGAGGACACCTACTGGTGTTCGGCGGACATCGGCTGGATTACTGGCCACTCCTACATCGTCTACGGCCCGCTGTCGCTGGGCACCACGTCGGTGATGTACGAGGGCACCCCGGACTACCCGGACAAGGACCGCCTCTGGGAGATCGTCGACGACCACGACGTCAACCAACTGTACACCGCGCCGACGGCGATTCGCGCGTTCATGAAGTGGGGCAAAGAGTACCCCGACCAGCACGACCTCTCGAGTCTGCGGCTGCTGGGGACGGTCGGGGAGCCAATCAATCCGCGCGCGTGGAAGTGGTACTACACGCACATCGGCGACGAGGACTGTCCGGTGGTGGACACGTGGTGGCAGACCGAGACAGGTGGCATGATGATCACCACGCTGCCCGCCATCAACGACATGAAGCCGGGGTCGGCGGGTCCGCCGCTCCCCGGCATCGACGCGAACATCGTCGACACCACGGGTGAGGAAGTGGGCGCCGGCGAAGCCGGCTATCTCACGGTCAACAACCCGTGGCCGGGGATGCTGCGGACGCTGTACGACAACGACGAGCGGTTCATCAACGAGTACTGGACCGAGTACTCGGATACCGACAGCAGCGACTCCGAGGACTGGGTCTACTTCCCGGAAGACGGCGCGAAAATCGACGAGGACGGCTACATCACCGTGCTCGGGCGCGTGGACGACGTCATCAACGTCTCCGGCCACCGCCTCGGCACGATGGAAATCGAGTCCGCCATCGTCGGCGTCGAGGGCGTCGCGGAAGCCGCCGTCGTCGGCGGCGACCACGACCTGAAAGGCGAAGCCGTCTACGCGTACGTCATCACCGAGGACGGCTACGAGGGAGACGAGGACCTTCGCGAGCGCATCATTGCCGGTGTCGAGGACGCCATCGGCCCCATCGCGCGACCGGAGGAAGTCGTCTTCACGACCGAACTCCCGAAGACGCGCTCGGGGAAGATTATGCGGCGTCTCCTCGAAGACATCGCTAACGGCGAGGACCTCGGCAACACCTCCACGCTGCGAAATCCGGAGGTCGTCGAGGACATCCAGTCGAAGGTCTCGGACGACTAA
- a CDS encoding bacterio-opsin activator domain-containing protein — MSADVAALSAASYERLRRATETHREELVVRLAGEAGLRPAEIARIRPDDVVSHDYAGVTHHFLRVRDEGDAVARDAYLPADVEHDFRQYARTVDDDERVVAVSPRRVQMLVADVGDRAADRTGDDALRDVSTRTLRQFFARQLLDEGVDPRAVAAAGGWERLASLDPFVDDADRGDVAAAFADTELAPADHSGDTAAAPETRFDAAFDRVRAVGDTHFEASTRDGVEARTCDVLVEGDAYAFAWLARYSGGTLRDETRAGAADATVDVSADAGAVGEALASGTAQVTNDVHGDAAFSVWRAAADEAGFDAVAVVPVDDRETTYGALVVGVDGRISERERALLADLGQRVGRTVTVVQQRQLLLADTVLELAFETTGEASFFAAAATEHGCTFELDGVVPGEAGTLLYFVRLSGASPDAVLSWATELPAVADGRLVRDYGDESLLELAVSGADVAKTLTDRGASVREVTATPGEQRVVVDVTTDTDVRSLVTAVTDAFPDAELVSKRERDRPDETSSAFRASLHESLTDKQASVLRAAYHAGYFEWPRGSTAEELADAIGITSPTLHNHLRRAQQKLLTAFFAEDDVGHGGVEWPDD; from the coding sequence ATGAGTGCGGATGTCGCGGCGCTCTCGGCGGCGTCCTACGAGCGGCTCCGGCGAGCCACGGAGACCCACCGCGAGGAACTCGTCGTTCGCCTCGCCGGCGAAGCCGGGCTGCGACCCGCTGAAATCGCCCGCATCAGGCCCGACGACGTCGTTTCGCACGACTACGCTGGCGTTACGCATCACTTCCTCCGCGTGCGCGACGAGGGCGACGCGGTCGCACGGGACGCCTACCTGCCCGCGGACGTCGAACACGACTTCCGGCAGTACGCACGCACTGTCGACGACGACGAACGCGTGGTCGCGGTGTCGCCGCGGCGCGTCCAGATGCTCGTTGCGGACGTCGGCGACCGCGCGGCCGACCGCACCGGCGACGACGCGCTCCGAGATGTCTCTACGCGAACGCTCCGCCAGTTTTTCGCCCGACAGCTCCTCGACGAGGGCGTCGACCCGCGTGCGGTCGCGGCGGCCGGCGGCTGGGAGCGCCTCGCCAGCCTCGACCCGTTCGTCGACGACGCCGACCGCGGCGACGTCGCCGCGGCGTTCGCCGACACCGAACTCGCGCCCGCAGACCACTCCGGAGACACCGCTGCGGCGCCCGAAACGCGCTTCGACGCCGCGTTCGACCGCGTGCGCGCCGTCGGGGACACGCACTTCGAGGCGTCCACGCGGGACGGCGTCGAAGCACGGACGTGCGACGTGCTCGTCGAGGGTGACGCCTACGCGTTCGCGTGGCTCGCACGGTACAGCGGCGGGACACTCCGGGACGAGACGCGAGCGGGAGCCGCGGACGCGACGGTCGACGTTTCCGCCGATGCCGGAGCCGTCGGGGAGGCGCTCGCGTCCGGAACGGCGCAGGTCACGAACGACGTTCACGGCGACGCCGCGTTCTCGGTGTGGCGCGCAGCCGCCGACGAAGCGGGCTTCGATGCGGTGGCCGTGGTGCCCGTCGACGACCGCGAAACGACGTACGGCGCGCTCGTCGTCGGTGTCGACGGCCGGATTTCCGAGCGCGAGCGCGCGCTGCTGGCGGACCTCGGGCAGCGGGTCGGCCGCACGGTCACGGTCGTCCAGCAGCGCCAACTCCTGCTGGCGGACACGGTGCTGGAACTGGCGTTCGAGACGACCGGCGAGGCGTCGTTCTTCGCCGCTGCGGCCACCGAACACGGCTGTACGTTCGAACTGGACGGCGTCGTCCCCGGTGAGGCCGGGACGCTGCTGTACTTCGTGCGGCTGTCGGGGGCGTCCCCGGACGCGGTGTTGTCGTGGGCGACCGAGCTGCCGGCAGTCGCGGACGGGCGCCTCGTCCGGGACTACGGGGACGAGTCCCTGCTCGAACTCGCCGTCTCGGGTGCTGATGTCGCGAAGACGCTGACCGACCGCGGTGCGTCGGTCCGCGAGGTGACGGCGACGCCCGGCGAGCAGCGCGTCGTCGTCGACGTCACCACGGACACCGACGTTCGGTCGTTAGTCACGGCCGTCACCGACGCGTTCCCGGACGCGGAACTCGTCTCGAAGCGCGAGCGCGACCGGCCCGACGAGACGTCGTCGGCGTTCCGCGCGTCGCTGCACGAGTCGTTGACGGACAAACAGGCGTCGGTGCTGCGCGCGGCCTACCACGCGGGCTACTTCGAGTGGCCCCGCGGCAGCACCGCCGAGGAGCTCGCGGACGCCATCGGTATCACGTCGCCGACGCTGCACAACCACCTGCGGCGCGCCCAGCAGAAGCTCCTCACGGCGTTCTTCGCGGAGGACGACGTCGGCCACGGCGGCGTCGAGTGGCCCGACGACTGA
- the acs gene encoding acetate--CoA ligase produces MPGDESWHNAVAGEAVEPPASFVEQANVTDPDLREQFAREWPECWERAADLLDWSDDYDAVLGGDGPPFRWFDGGKLNASYNCIDRHLDDRKNQVALTWEGRLGESRSYSYLDLYREVNEFAAALRELGVEEEDVVTLYMPVVPELPIAMLACARIGAPHSVVFAGFSADALAMRMDDADSEYLVTCDGYYRRGAPVHQKNKADNAAIALDDGIEATVVVDRLGDDTPLADDEYDYDSLVTEHRGETVDPVPRDATDQLFLIYTSGTTGEPTGVRHTTGGYLAHAAWTSHSVLDIRPEDTHWCSADIGWITGHSYTVYGPLALGSTTMLYEGTPDHPEKDRVWELIERNAVDVFYTAPTAIRAFMKWGEQHPESHDLSSLRLLGTVGEPINPRAWKWYHEHIGDGECPVVDTWWQTETGGMMITTLPGIDDMKPGSAGLPLPGIDAAVVDGDGEPVEPGETGYLVVTSPWPGMPLSMVENDGWFTDHAPVFPDLSGYDWAYFTEDGATVDEDGYITLLGRVDDVINVSGHRFGTMEIESAIADVEGVAEAAVVSGPHDLKGQAVYAYVSAAEGANEAALRDRITDAVDAAIGPIAVPDVVVFTPELPKTRSGKVMRRLLEDIANDDDLGDTSALRNPEVVGELESALGDRD; encoded by the coding sequence ATGCCGGGCGACGAGTCGTGGCACAACGCGGTCGCCGGCGAAGCCGTCGAGCCACCGGCGTCGTTCGTCGAGCAGGCGAACGTCACCGACCCCGACCTCCGCGAGCAGTTCGCGCGCGAGTGGCCGGAGTGTTGGGAGCGGGCCGCCGACCTGCTCGACTGGAGTGACGACTACGACGCCGTGCTCGGCGGTGACGGCCCGCCGTTCCGGTGGTTCGACGGCGGGAAACTGAACGCGAGCTACAACTGCATCGACCGCCACCTCGACGACCGGAAGAACCAGGTCGCGTTGACGTGGGAGGGTCGCCTCGGCGAGTCCCGGTCGTACTCGTATCTCGACCTCTACCGGGAGGTCAACGAGTTCGCAGCCGCACTCCGCGAATTGGGCGTCGAGGAGGAGGACGTGGTGACGCTGTACATGCCGGTCGTCCCCGAACTCCCGATTGCGATGCTGGCGTGCGCGCGCATCGGCGCGCCGCACTCGGTCGTCTTCGCTGGCTTCTCCGCGGACGCCCTCGCGATGCGGATGGACGACGCCGACTCGGAGTACCTGGTCACCTGCGACGGCTACTACCGTCGCGGCGCGCCCGTCCACCAGAAGAACAAGGCCGACAACGCCGCTATCGCGCTCGACGACGGCATCGAAGCGACCGTCGTCGTCGACCGACTGGGGGACGACACGCCGCTGGCCGACGACGAGTACGACTACGACAGCCTCGTCACCGAGCACCGCGGCGAAACCGTCGACCCCGTGCCCCGCGACGCCACCGACCAGTTGTTCCTCATCTACACGTCCGGGACGACCGGCGAACCCACGGGCGTCCGCCACACGACGGGCGGCTACCTCGCGCACGCGGCGTGGACGAGCCACTCAGTCTTGGATATCCGCCCCGAGGACACGCACTGGTGTTCGGCGGACATCGGCTGGATTACCGGGCACTCCTACACCGTCTACGGCCCGCTCGCGCTCGGGTCGACGACGATGCTCTACGAGGGGACGCCCGACCACCCGGAGAAGGACCGCGTGTGGGAGCTCATCGAGCGCAACGCGGTCGATGTCTTCTACACCGCGCCGACGGCGATTCGCGCGTTCATGAAGTGGGGCGAACAACACCCGGAGAGCCACGACCTCTCCAGCCTGCGACTGCTGGGGACGGTCGGTGAACCCATCAATCCGCGCGCGTGGAAGTGGTACCACGAGCACATCGGGGACGGCGAGTGTCCGGTGGTGGACACGTGGTGGCAGACCGAGACCGGTGGCATGATGATCACCACGCTCCCGGGCATCGACGACATGAAGCCGGGGTCAGCGGGGCTCCCGCTCCCGGGCATCGACGCTGCGGTCGTCGACGGTGACGGCGAGCCAGTCGAACCGGGGGAGACGGGGTATCTCGTGGTCACGAGTCCGTGGCCGGGGATGCCGCTGTCGATGGTCGAGAACGACGGCTGGTTCACCGACCACGCTCCGGTCTTCCCGGACCTCTCGGGGTACGACTGGGCGTACTTCACGGAGGACGGCGCGACCGTCGACGAGGACGGGTACATCACGCTGCTCGGTCGCGTGGACGACGTCATCAACGTCTCCGGCCACCGGTTCGGGACGATGGAAATCGAGTCCGCTATTGCCGACGTGGAGGGCGTCGCGGAGGCCGCCGTCGTCAGCGGCCCCCACGACCTCAAAGGACAGGCCGTCTACGCGTACGTCAGCGCCGCCGAGGGCGCCAACGAGGCCGCGCTCCGCGACCGCATCACCGACGCTGTCGACGCCGCCATCGGCCCCATCGCGGTCCCGGACGTGGTGGTGTTCACGCCCGAACTCCCGAAGACGCGCTCCGGGAAGGTGATGCGGCGACTCCTCGAAGACATCGCCAACGACGACGACCTCGGGGACACCAGCGCGCTCCGCAATCCCGAGGTCGTCGGCGAACTCGAATCGGCGCTCGGCGACCGCGACTAA
- a CDS encoding bacterio-opsin activator domain-containing protein: protein MSVVAEVAVPANSVAMAETLAAAPETVVEIERVVAHPDGKLTPYFWVHGDLDAFESAVNEDPTIDEATRLDTHESEALYRAEWPGGVESVATAVVETGGTLVSATGQRGGWELRIRFETPDQLPSFSTYCERHGVEYEVRRVYRSEEAGAPDRFGVTEKQREALVAALDAGFYEVPPEATMDEVADELDISQQALSKRLRRGHGNLVGDVFDAPDSTEGERTPPVV, encoded by the coding sequence ATGAGCGTTGTCGCGGAAGTCGCGGTGCCGGCCAACTCCGTCGCGATGGCCGAGACGCTCGCGGCTGCCCCCGAGACCGTGGTCGAAATCGAGCGCGTCGTCGCGCACCCGGACGGGAAGCTCACGCCGTACTTCTGGGTCCACGGCGACCTCGACGCCTTCGAGTCGGCGGTCAACGAGGACCCGACCATCGACGAGGCGACGCGCCTCGACACCCACGAGTCCGAGGCCCTCTACCGCGCGGAGTGGCCGGGCGGCGTCGAGTCGGTGGCGACCGCCGTCGTGGAGACCGGCGGGACGCTCGTCTCCGCGACCGGCCAGCGGGGCGGGTGGGAGCTCCGCATCCGGTTCGAAACCCCCGACCAACTGCCGTCGTTCTCGACGTACTGCGAGCGCCACGGCGTCGAGTACGAGGTGCGGCGCGTCTACCGCTCGGAGGAGGCGGGCGCGCCCGACCGATTCGGCGTCACCGAGAAGCAGCGCGAGGCACTGGTCGCCGCCCTCGACGCGGGATTCTACGAAGTCCCGCCGGAGGCAACGATGGACGAAGTCGCAGATGAACTCGACATCAGCCAGCAGGCGCTCTCGAAGCGGCTGCGCCGCGGCCACGGCAACCTCGTCGGCGACGTCTTCGACGCGCCAGATTCGACGGAGGGCGAGCGGACCCCCCCAGTAGTGTGA
- a CDS encoding alanine--glyoxylate aminotransferase family protein: MTEKREYTGDYDDKTLYIPGPTEVREDVLDAMSQPMFGHRMDRMTDLYTTIVEDTKTFLGTDNEVIILTASGTEFWEASTLNLVDENILVPTCGSFSERHANVAERLGKDVDRLEYDWGEAIKPGDIRDALESSDKHYDVVATVMNESSTGVRNPIEEIGDVVADYPDTYFVVDAVSALGGDYVDIDEHDIDVIFASTQKAFAMPPGLAVCVVSDDAYDRELAKDEASWYGGFQRSLDYYDRKGQTHSTPAIPVMLAYRKQMKHMLDEGHRARDQRHREMAEYTRDWAYEHFDIFPEEGYESQTVSCIENTQDLDVAAVIDEVSAEYDMAFSNGYGSTLGGETFRIGHMGEHTVESIEALTDAIEDVAGL, encoded by the coding sequence ATGACCGAAAAACGCGAGTACACCGGCGACTACGACGACAAGACGCTGTACATTCCGGGGCCGACGGAAGTCCGCGAGGACGTACTGGACGCGATGAGCCAGCCGATGTTCGGCCACCGCATGGACCGGATGACGGACCTCTACACGACTATCGTCGAGGACACGAAGACGTTCCTCGGCACCGACAACGAGGTCATCATCCTCACCGCGTCCGGAACGGAGTTCTGGGAGGCGTCGACGCTGAACCTCGTCGACGAGAACATTCTCGTGCCGACGTGCGGGAGCTTCAGCGAGCGCCACGCGAACGTCGCCGAGCGCCTCGGGAAGGACGTCGACCGCCTCGAATACGACTGGGGAGAGGCGATCAAGCCCGGTGACATCCGGGACGCACTCGAATCCAGCGACAAGCACTACGACGTCGTCGCCACCGTGATGAACGAGAGTTCCACGGGCGTCCGCAACCCCATCGAGGAAATCGGGGACGTGGTCGCGGACTACCCGGACACGTACTTCGTCGTCGACGCCGTCTCCGCGCTCGGCGGCGACTACGTGGACATCGACGAACACGACATCGACGTCATCTTCGCGTCCACGCAGAAGGCGTTCGCGATGCCGCCGGGGCTGGCGGTCTGCGTCGTCAGCGACGACGCCTACGACCGCGAACTGGCCAAAGACGAGGCGTCGTGGTACGGCGGCTTCCAGCGCTCGCTGGACTACTACGACCGGAAGGGCCAGACCCACTCCACGCCCGCGATTCCGGTGATGCTCGCGTACCGCAAGCAGATGAAGCACATGCTCGACGAGGGCCACCGCGCCCGCGACCAGCGCCACCGCGAGATGGCCGAGTACACCCGTGACTGGGCCTACGAGCACTTCGACATCTTCCCCGAGGAGGGCTACGAGTCCCAGACCGTGAGCTGCATCGAGAACACGCAGGACCTCGACGTCGCCGCCGTCATCGACGAGGTCTCCGCGGAGTACGACATGGCGTTCTCGAACGGCTACGGGTCGACGCTCGGCGGGGAGACGTTCCGCATCGGCCACATGGGCGAGCACACCGTCGAGAGCATCGAAGCGCTGACCGACGCCATCGAGGACGTCGCCGGCCTCTAG
- a CDS encoding GNAT family N-acetyltransferase, with protein sequence MPPNTTRTADATGSIGAEHPPQSEDRFPVPPVEFRDGEDRRISIRTAGPGDFDALAAMYDDFGAESRAQRIPPVDERRRRDWLDTLLAEGWDVAACHEGTPVGHATLVPIEESAAELAIFVAPGYQLAGIGSRLLRALLGYGRAHSVERVWLTVDRTNRVALNLYRSVGFDAVGGGAEREMELHL encoded by the coding sequence ATGCCACCCAACACGACGCGGACGGCCGACGCGACCGGTAGCATCGGCGCCGAGCACCCGCCGCAGTCCGAGGACCGATTCCCCGTTCCGCCCGTGGAGTTCCGCGACGGCGAGGACCGACGCATCTCGATTCGGACCGCGGGCCCCGGCGACTTCGACGCGCTCGCGGCGATGTACGACGACTTCGGCGCGGAGAGCCGCGCACAGCGAATCCCGCCCGTCGACGAGCGCCGGCGCCGCGATTGGCTGGACACGCTGCTCGCGGAGGGCTGGGACGTCGCCGCGTGCCACGAGGGAACGCCGGTCGGGCACGCGACGCTCGTCCCCATCGAGGAGTCGGCAGCCGAACTCGCCATCTTCGTCGCGCCCGGCTACCAGCTCGCGGGCATCGGCTCCCGGCTGCTGCGCGCGCTCCTCGGGTACGGACGCGCGCACAGCGTCGAGCGCGTCTGGCTGACTGTCGACCGCACGAACCGGGTCGCGTTGAACCTCTATCGGTCGGTCGGGTTCGACGCCGTCGGCGGCGGCGCGGAACGCGAGATGGAGCTACACCTCTGA